Proteins encoded together in one Bradyrhizobium sp. PSBB068 window:
- a CDS encoding sugar ABC transporter ATP-binding protein: MSDTVLSLRKATKLYAGVPAIEGVDFDLRRGEIHALVGENGAGKSTLTKVMAGVVTLTSGSMTVDGSDVAPRTPLEARNLGIAMVFQENSLVPTMTVAQNLFLGQEKFYNRLRGIYIAAQQFLQSLNFDVTPTATVGGLGAAKKQMVEIARAVLHKAKVIIFDEPTASLTPEEKKYFFDLVRDLKKRGVSIVFISHALEEALLLADRITVLRDGKHVVTDDAAKFDRAAIVQAMVGRDLSNTLYGARKASVRPAGARVLTVQNLKMAPMVKNNSLSVFAGQITGVFGLVGAGRTETFKIVSGVLKRDFFHGGEILLHDKPVRYRVPAPAVKAGIAYVTEDRKVEGFFETASIARNIYLGLLSKFPRGRMLLSRRETNSVGKSWIQRLKVRAIGDEAKVVELSGGNQQKVVIAKSLVQDPELIIFDEPTRGVDVGAIVEIHELINRLADEGKAVVVISSYLPEIMALSDRILVSRQGKVVEEFSALEATEEKIMYAAIH, translated from the coding sequence ATGAGCGACACCGTGCTGTCCCTGCGCAAGGCCACCAAGCTCTACGCCGGCGTGCCGGCCATCGAGGGTGTCGACTTCGACCTGCGCCGCGGCGAGATCCACGCGCTGGTCGGCGAGAACGGCGCCGGCAAGTCGACGTTGACCAAGGTGATGGCCGGCGTCGTGACATTGACCTCGGGCAGCATGACGGTCGACGGCTCCGACGTCGCGCCGCGCACGCCGCTCGAGGCACGCAACCTCGGCATCGCCATGGTGTTCCAGGAGAACAGCCTGGTGCCGACCATGACGGTGGCGCAGAATCTGTTTCTCGGACAGGAGAAGTTCTACAACCGGCTGCGCGGCATCTACATCGCCGCCCAGCAGTTCCTGCAATCGCTGAATTTCGACGTGACGCCGACCGCGACCGTCGGCGGGCTCGGCGCCGCCAAGAAGCAGATGGTGGAAATCGCGCGCGCGGTCCTGCACAAGGCCAAGGTCATCATCTTCGACGAGCCGACCGCATCGCTGACGCCGGAGGAGAAGAAGTACTTCTTCGACCTGGTCCGTGATCTGAAGAAGCGCGGCGTCTCGATCGTCTTCATCTCGCACGCGCTGGAAGAGGCGCTGCTGCTCGCGGACCGCATCACGGTGCTGCGCGACGGCAAGCACGTCGTCACCGACGACGCCGCGAAGTTCGACCGCGCCGCGATCGTGCAGGCAATGGTCGGCCGCGATCTCTCCAATACGCTATATGGGGCGCGGAAGGCGAGTGTCCGGCCGGCCGGCGCGCGCGTGCTCACGGTGCAGAATCTCAAGATGGCGCCGATGGTGAAGAACAATTCGCTGTCGGTGTTCGCCGGGCAGATCACCGGCGTATTCGGCCTGGTCGGCGCCGGCCGCACCGAGACCTTCAAGATCGTATCCGGCGTGTTGAAGCGCGACTTCTTCCACGGCGGCGAGATCCTGCTGCATGACAAGCCGGTGCGCTATCGGGTGCCGGCGCCGGCGGTGAAGGCCGGCATCGCCTATGTGACCGAGGACCGCAAGGTCGAGGGCTTCTTCGAGACCGCCTCGATCGCCCGCAACATCTATCTCGGCCTGCTCTCCAAGTTTCCCCGCGGCCGGATGCTGTTGTCGCGGCGCGAGACCAATAGCGTGGGCAAGAGCTGGATCCAGCGGCTCAAGGTGCGCGCGATCGGCGATGAGGCCAAGGTGGTCGAGCTGTCAGGCGGCAACCAGCAGAAGGTGGTGATCGCCAAATCGCTGGTGCAGGATCCGGAGCTGATCATCTTCGACGAGCCGACGCGTGGCGTCGACGTCGGCGCCATCGTCGAGATCCACGAGCTGATCAACCGGCTCGCCGACGAGGGCAAGGCGGTGGTGGTGATCTCGTCCTATCTGCCCGAGATCATGGCGCTGTCCGACCGCATCCTGGTCTCGCGCCAGGGCAAGGTGGTGGAGGAATTCTCCGCGCTCGAAGCCACCGAGGAGAAGATCATGTACGCGGCGATTCATTGA
- a CDS encoding acyltransferase — MTTQRYANIDGLRAIAALGVMVEHMFGDLLRQTPPAAGPLNVAGDLLVQNVSLGRFGVALFFLISGFVVPFSIGGERPLFQFAVSRVFRLYPALWLALAVLATMAWLGGEPPRAITVLANMTMAPTLFGQPWLSPIYWTLFIELVFYILIALLFSAGALRRVAVLSLLSLALVAATALPVQLRIHGIANLPVQYLGMHLSFLFLGLLLRLWLVERAPGARIAALALVVAQVVAVPSVAAFSLARGDNFIMEGLTPVLTAYALAFVIFMAAVRFDRPRSLLLSRIGLISYSMYLFHWPVNITVYRVLPLTGQIGDIATMLICSGLVLLVSWLVYRLVERPMIMFGRAIVLRHGVASRP; from the coding sequence ATGACAACGCAGCGCTATGCCAATATCGACGGATTGCGAGCGATCGCGGCGCTCGGCGTCATGGTCGAGCACATGTTCGGCGACCTGCTCCGGCAGACCCCGCCTGCCGCCGGGCCGCTCAATGTCGCCGGCGATCTGCTGGTTCAGAATGTCAGCCTCGGCCGGTTCGGCGTGGCGCTGTTCTTCCTGATCAGCGGCTTCGTCGTGCCGTTCAGCATCGGCGGCGAACGGCCGTTGTTTCAATTCGCCGTCTCGCGGGTGTTCCGGCTCTATCCCGCGCTGTGGCTCGCGCTCGCGGTGCTCGCGACCATGGCGTGGCTTGGCGGCGAGCCGCCGCGCGCGATCACCGTGCTCGCCAACATGACGATGGCGCCGACGCTGTTCGGCCAGCCCTGGCTCTCGCCGATCTACTGGACGCTGTTCATCGAACTGGTGTTCTACATCCTCATTGCGCTGCTGTTCTCGGCCGGCGCACTGAGGCGTGTCGCGGTGCTGTCGCTGCTGAGCCTGGCGCTGGTCGCCGCGACGGCGTTGCCGGTTCAGTTGCGCATCCACGGCATCGCCAATCTGCCGGTGCAATATCTCGGCATGCACCTCTCATTCCTGTTCCTGGGTCTGCTGCTACGCCTGTGGCTGGTCGAGCGGGCACCGGGGGCGCGCATCGCCGCGCTGGCGCTGGTTGTTGCGCAGGTCGTCGCGGTGCCGTCGGTTGCAGCCTTTTCGCTGGCGCGCGGCGACAATTTCATCATGGAGGGACTGACACCCGTCCTCACGGCCTACGCGCTGGCTTTCGTGATCTTCATGGCAGCCGTCAGGTTCGACCGGCCGCGTTCGCTGCTGCTGTCGCGGATCGGGCTGATCAGCTATTCGATGTACCTGTTCCACTGGCCGGTGAACATCACGGTCTACCGCGTCCTGCCGTTGACCGGGCAGATCGGCGATATCGCCACCATGCTGATCTGCTCCGGCCTCGTCCTGCTGGTGTCCTGGCTGGTGTACCGGCTGGTGGAGCGCCCGATGATCATGTTCGGCCGCGCGATCGTGCTCCGCCATGGCGTGGCCAGTCGGCCATGA